A genomic region of Gossypium hirsutum isolate 1008001.06 chromosome D01, Gossypium_hirsutum_v2.1, whole genome shotgun sequence contains the following coding sequences:
- the LOC121213572 gene encoding uncharacterized protein — protein MHPQSAEARNPTLNLPSSSAHSYNQKINSIWATSSTSLWALAFSSHGIASSLPSITFPTSTRKLPSTDPRKCDTIISFLKESGFSKSHIEAVVKRKPNLLYSSLEKTIKPKFKIFQDLGFSTHDVADIVASDPWILTRSVDDRIAPSISDLKTVLGSNDDVVKLLKTSAWFLKSDLQKTMMPNIEFLRNCGICSSQIVSYVFSFPRFFLLKPESIKQFVERADALGFDRKSNMFLAAIRMLSSMSEENWELKLKLFRKLGFSEDDIMSTFRRTPQVFAVSERKIKQVTDFLLNRTNVGISFIISHPMVLICSLERRLKPRLLVIETLESKNSLRRKVSMTTIYKMPDKKFREKYVVPYLKELEEVSMSIVGT, from the exons ATGCATCCGCAATCGGCGGAGGCCCGAAACCCAACTCTGAATCTGCCCTCCTCCTCCGCACATTCCTATAACCAGAAGATAAATTCAATTTGGGCTACATCATCTACTTCACTTTGGGCGTTGGCTTTCTCCTCCCATGGAATAGCTTCATCACTGCCGTCGATTACTTTTCCTACCTCTACCCGGAAGCTTCCGTCCACC GATCCTCGTAAGTGTGATACTATAATTTCCTTCTTGAAAGAAAGTGGTTTCTCTAAATCCCATATTGAAGCAGTGGTCAAAAGAAAGCCTAACCTTCTATATTCTAGTCTTGAGAAAACCATTAAACCCAAGTTCAAGATTTTCCAGGATTTAGGATTTTCAACACATGATGTTGCTGATATTGTAGCTAGTGATCCCTGGATTTTGACTAGAAGCGTGGATGATAGGATTGCACCTTCTATTTCCGATTTAAAGACTGTTTTAGGATCGAATGATGATGTTGTTAAGTTATTGAAAACTTCTGCTTGGTTTCTCAAATCTGATTTGCAAAAGACTATGATGCCTAATATAGAGTTCTTGAGAAATTGCGGGATTTGTTCATCGCAAATTGTTTCATATGTGTTCAGCTTTCCTAGATTTTTCTTGCTTAAACCTGAGAGCATTAAGCAGTTTGTTGAAAGGGCGGATGCCTTGGGGTTCGATAGGAAGTCAAATATGTTTCTTGCTGCTATTAGGATGTTGAGTTCAATGAGTGAAGAGAATTGGGAACTCAAATTGAAGCTTTTTAGGAAATTGGGTTTCTCTGAAGATGATATCATGTCTACTTTTAGGAGGACACCACAGGTGTTTGCTGTATCTGAAAGGAAGATTAAGCAAGTCACTGACTTTTTGCTTAATAGAACGAATGTAGGTATTTCATTTATAATAAGCCACCCAATGGTGCTTATTTGCAGCCTTGAGCGTAGGCTGAAGCCTCGGTTACTGGTTATTGAGACTCTGGAAAGTAAGAATTCGCTAAGAAGGAAAGTTAGCATGACTACAATTTATAAGATGCCTGACAAGAAGTTTAGAGAGAAATACGTTGTTCCTTACTTAAAAGAGCTCGAGGAAGTATCCATGTCTATTGTGGGCacttaa